In Mercenaria mercenaria strain notata chromosome 15, MADL_Memer_1, whole genome shotgun sequence, a single genomic region encodes these proteins:
- the LOC123560018 gene encoding collagen alpha-1(VIII) chain-like yields the protein MQRFEHQEDLDTRVSALEKQMKTSVYKQEDNNTVDRIKSFSKYTSFKDKTASTFPNSRKRSTYYQGTRSKRSVQSVAFTAKLSHELTGLPVGKTIVFDTMVTSTTDYYNNATGIFTCPHAGLYLFAIFVESSGGEAVIALKRDGVDYISAISEPGKVGDDDSGGNVVLLPLADGERVWVETDNPDMSLWPHFTTFSGVLIDRY from the exons ATGCAGCGTTTTGAACATCAGGAAGATCTTGATACGAGAGTGTCAGCGTTGGAAAAGCAAATGAAGACTTCAGTGTACAAGCAGGAAGATAATAACACTGTGGACAGAATAAAGTCATTTTCCAAATATACATCTTTCAAGGATAAAACAGCAA gTACTTTTCCAAATAGCAGAAAGAGGTCGACGTATTATCAAGGCACTAGAAGTAAAC GTAGTGTACAGAGTGTAGCGTTTACGGCAAAATTATCGCACGAGTTGACAGGCCTTCCAGTTGGAAAAACTATAGTATTTGACACAATGGTCACTTCGACTACTGACTATTACAATAATGCGACTGGTATATTCACATGCCCACACGCAGGTCTGTATCTGTTCGCTATATTTGTTGAGTCATCGGGCGGAGAAGCAGTCATTGCATTAAAACGGGACGGAGTGGATTACATTTCTGCCATATCGGAACCCGGTAAAGTTGGAGATGATGATAGTGGAGGCAACGTTGTGCTTCTTCCACTTGCAGATGGCGAACGCGTCTGGGTTGAAACAGACAACCCGGACATGTCACTGTGGCCACATTTTACTACGTTCAGTGGGGTGCTTATTGATAGATACTAG